DNA sequence from the Marinilongibacter aquaticus genome:
TCGGTGACTGCACTGTTTTCCATGGCAATTCCGGCCAAGGATTTTACAGGATATATGAAAATTTGGGAAATGATCATTTGGGTGGTAAACCTATATCAATTTTCCTTTGAAGCCAAAGATTAGACTTCTCTGCACACAAATATTTTCAGTATTGGAGTGATTATGGTTTCCATATTTAAGTTTACTTGGCTAATTTCGCAGCGTGTAAATTTTAAGAGGCCAACAAATAAGCCAGAAAGAATGAGAGAAATACAATTTCGTGATGCTGTTAAGGAAGCGATGTCTGAAGAAATGCGTCGTGACCTGAACGTATATTTAATGGGTGAAGAAGTAGCCGAATACAATGGGGCTTACAAAGCGAGCCAAGGTATGCTCGACGAATTCGGTCCCGAACGAGTAATTGATACGCCGATTGCCGAATTGGGCTTTGCGGGTATCGGTGTGGGGTCTGCCGTAAACGGACTACGCCCAATTATCGAGTTCATGACATTCAATTTCTCTTTGGTAGCTATTGATCAGATCATCAATTCGGCCGCTAAGGTTATGGCTATGTCGGCAGGGCAGTATTCTTGCCCAATTGTTTTCCGTGGACCAACCGGAAATGCAGGCCAATTGGGTGCTCAGCACTCGTCTAACTTTGAAAACTGGTATGCCAATACGCCCGGTTTGAAAGTGGTTGTGCCTTCTAATCCTTACGATGCCAAAGGGCTTTTGAAATCATCTATTCGCGACAACGACCCTGTGATTTTTATGGAGTCTGAGGTAATGTATGCCGATAAGGGCGAGGTGCCAGAAGGTGAATACTTGATTCCTTTGGGGCAAGCCAATATTGTGGAGAAAGGATCGGATGTGACCATCGTTTCTTTCGGGAAGATGGTGCCTAGAGTGGCCATTCCTACTGTTGAAGCATTGAAAAAAGAAGGGATTAATGCAGAATTGATCGATTTGCGTACCGTTCGTCCAATAGATTATGCTACAATTGTGGAATCTGTAAAGAAAACAAATCGCTGCGTGGTGATTGAAGAAGCGAATCCCGTGGCGGCACTTTCTTCCGAAATTGCTTACCATCTGCAACGTTTTGCTTTCGACTATCTGGATGCTCCTGTTGTACGTGTAAACAGCATGGATATTCCTTTGAATTATGCACCTACGGTTATAGAAGCAACTCTGCCAAATGTGGAAAGGTCGGTTGCTGCAGTGAAAAAGGTGATGTACAAATAATGCTGAACAAAGCGATAGAATATTGAAAAGGCCCGGAATTTTCCGGGCCTTTTGTTTTTATTTACTGTCGTGCAATTTATAGCCCGATCGGTAGGGCATTGCGTCAAAATCAATATCGCTGGGTACAAATCTCGGATCATCCTTGGCTTTCAAATACGAAACCAATTCGTTTGAAAGGCTGTCCATTAGGCTACGGTATTCCGACTGATCGGCCAAATTGTGCATCGACATGGGGTCGTCTTTGATTGCGTACAATTCTTCTTTGGGGCGTAAGCCGAATGAAAGAGCATAGGCTTCGGGGTATTCTGCTTGGTGAGCTATTATAAATTGTTTCGTGGGGCCGTCGTCGCAATCGGCAAAGCTGCCTATAGGGTGCGTGGCTCCTTCAGGAACGCCGGCGGGCCAACGGTCTGGGAAAAGGTTGAGGATGTACAGATAATCTGCGGTACGAATGGCTCTACTCGGATAACCCGCCATTGAGGGCGATTCCTGGGCCGGTGTATGGCGTTCTCTACCGTAGACAATGAAATCGCGAAGCGGCTCTTGGGCGGCTGTTTTGCTGAGCAATTTTTCTTTCAAAGAATGCCCTGTCATCTCATCCGGAATTTCCAATCCGGCAAAATCCAAAAAGGTAGGGGCAAGGTCGGTGAGCGAAACCAGATCTTCCACTTTACTTCCCTTGTTCAACTTGTCGCCGTAGCGTATAACCAAAGGCACACGTGTACCCATTTCGTATAAATTGCCCTTGCATCTTGGGAAAGGCATCCCGTGGTCTCCAGTGACTACCACAATGGTGTTTTCCAGTTCTCCACGGCTTTTTAGCAGTTCAATTGCAGTCTGTACATCAGAGTCGAATCGGTTCACTTCGAAGTAATAATCGGCCAAATCACTACGGATTTCTTCCTCGTCGGGATAGTATCCAGGCACATCAATGGCTTTGAGGTCGATACCCGATGCGGCACCGGTTCCAGCCTCATACGGGCGATGCGGATCGGAAGCCCCAAGCCAGAAGCAAAAGGGTTGATCGGCAGGTTTGGCATTTAGAAACTCTTCGAAACCTTCTTTGTACACTTTTCCGGCAGGTTGGCTGTTCACATAGCCGCCTGCTTTAAGGTCGCCCGGGCCCCAAGCTTTTCGCCAAGAACCCACAAAATAACCCGCCTTTTCCAAAAGTAATGGGTATACGGGCAATGTAGAATCGAGAGAAGACCAAAGGTTGGCTCCTTCGCCCAAACGCCAGAAATCTTGGCCGGTCAATACAGCACCACGGCTCGGCGTGCAAGAGGGGCTCGAGATAAAAGCTTGGTCGAAAAGTACACCTTCTTTGGCCAGTTGATTGAAGGCCGGTGTTTGAACGACAGAGTCGCCATAATCCAATGCATGCGGCCATCCCCAATCGTCGGCAATACAGAATAAAATGTTTGGCTTTTTGGCTTCTTCTTTGGGTTTACAGCAAAAGGCTGCGAAGGCCAGTGCGGCCATTACAAGAATTGATTTTGTTTTCATTCAATAGGTTTTTATAAAATATGATCTAAAGTACTTGATAATGAGGGATTCGTAAAGGAATTGCAAGAGGTATTCGTGTTTTTGCTACAAAAGCCATTATTTGGCATTCAATGCGAACGGATTAGTTTCGTAAATTGCAGTCAAAACCATTTTCAATGAATAAAATTAAAGTACTTGTTGTAGGGGCGGGAAACATGGGGGCTTCCCACGCCAAAGCATATCATGTTTTGCCCGAGTTTGAAATTTGTGGCATTGTTTCACGCGGTGAAAGCAAGGTGCGTTTGAACGAAAAATTGGAGGCCAATTATCCTTTGTTTGAAGATTACACCGAAGCCCTGAAAATCACGCAGCCCGATGCCGTATGCATCTCCACTTATCCGGATACGCACGAGGCTTATGCAATCGAGGCTTTGGAGTCATCTTGCGATGTATTCATTGAAAAACCTTTGGCCGATACCGTGGAGGGGGCCGAAAGAGTGGCTGCTTTGGCCAAAGAAAAGGGACGCAAACTTGTGGTCGGTTATATATTACGCGTTCACCCTTCATGGGAGAAATTTGTAGAGGTGAGCCGCACCATGGGCAAGCCCTTGGTGATGCGAATGAACCTCAATCAGCAAAGCCACGGCTACATGTGGAATGTACACAAAAACTTGATGAAAAGCCTCAGCCCAATTGTCGATTGTGCGGTGCACTACATCGATATTATGTGTTTGATGACGCAGGCGAAGCCGATCAAGGTGTCTGCGATTGGTACAAGACTGACGGATGAGGTGCCCGAATGGAATTACAATTATGGCCAATTGCAAATTCATTTCGACGACGGTTCTATCGGTTGGTACGAAGCGGGTTGGGGGCCGATGATGAGCCAAACAGCCTTTTTCGTAAAGGATGTGATTGGCCCGAAAGGTTGTGTGTCCATCGTGGCCAAAAACGCAAGTGCCGAGGGGAAATCGGATGATGTGGACTCGCACACCAAGACAGAATCGATTCGTGTACACTATGCCGACATCGACGCCAACAACGAGTTTGTGAAAGAAGACGAGTGGATTGAAATGAAAGATGAGCCGGATCACGACGAGCTTTGCAAAAGAGAACAATTGTATTTCTTGCGTGCCATTCAGGAAAATCTTGATTTGACAGACCACTGGAACGATGCCATCAACAGCTTGAAAGTGGCGTTTGCTTGTGACAAATCTGTGAAAACAGGTGAAATGGTTGAGATAAGCTGAGCAAAAAGAATTCGATGAAATGGATTTTTTTCGCATCGTTTTTTTGAGAAATTTGTAACCCAAAGGCCAAATAGTGAATGCGTAAAGAACTGGATAGAATCATTGACAACC
Encoded proteins:
- a CDS encoding pyruvate dehydrogenase complex E1 component subunit beta, with the protein product MREIQFRDAVKEAMSEEMRRDLNVYLMGEEVAEYNGAYKASQGMLDEFGPERVIDTPIAELGFAGIGVGSAVNGLRPIIEFMTFNFSLVAIDQIINSAAKVMAMSAGQYSCPIVFRGPTGNAGQLGAQHSSNFENWYANTPGLKVVVPSNPYDAKGLLKSSIRDNDPVIFMESEVMYADKGEVPEGEYLIPLGQANIVEKGSDVTIVSFGKMVPRVAIPTVEALKKEGINAELIDLRTVRPIDYATIVESVKKTNRCVVIEEANPVAALSSEIAYHLQRFAFDYLDAPVVRVNSMDIPLNYAPTVIEATLPNVERSVAAVKKVMYK
- a CDS encoding sulfatase family protein, which gives rise to MKTKSILVMAALAFAAFCCKPKEEAKKPNILFCIADDWGWPHALDYGDSVVQTPAFNQLAKEGVLFDQAFISSPSCTPSRGAVLTGQDFWRLGEGANLWSSLDSTLPVYPLLLEKAGYFVGSWRKAWGPGDLKAGGYVNSQPAGKVYKEGFEEFLNAKPADQPFCFWLGASDPHRPYEAGTGAASGIDLKAIDVPGYYPDEEEIRSDLADYYFEVNRFDSDVQTAIELLKSRGELENTIVVVTGDHGMPFPRCKGNLYEMGTRVPLVIRYGDKLNKGSKVEDLVSLTDLAPTFLDFAGLEIPDEMTGHSLKEKLLSKTAAQEPLRDFIVYGRERHTPAQESPSMAGYPSRAIRTADYLYILNLFPDRWPAGVPEGATHPIGSFADCDDGPTKQFIIAHQAEYPEAYALSFGLRPKEELYAIKDDPMSMHNLADQSEYRSLMDSLSNELVSYLKAKDDPRFVPSDIDFDAMPYRSGYKLHDSK
- a CDS encoding Gfo/Idh/MocA family protein, with protein sequence MNKIKVLVVGAGNMGASHAKAYHVLPEFEICGIVSRGESKVRLNEKLEANYPLFEDYTEALKITQPDAVCISTYPDTHEAYAIEALESSCDVFIEKPLADTVEGAERVAALAKEKGRKLVVGYILRVHPSWEKFVEVSRTMGKPLVMRMNLNQQSHGYMWNVHKNLMKSLSPIVDCAVHYIDIMCLMTQAKPIKVSAIGTRLTDEVPEWNYNYGQLQIHFDDGSIGWYEAGWGPMMSQTAFFVKDVIGPKGCVSIVAKNASAEGKSDDVDSHTKTESIRVHYADIDANNEFVKEDEWIEMKDEPDHDELCKREQLYFLRAIQENLDLTDHWNDAINSLKVAFACDKSVKTGEMVEIS